The Sphingomonas sp. LY54 genome includes a region encoding these proteins:
- a CDS encoding autotransporter domain-containing protein: MLANHKIKLLLTTAIAAGANVAAVSPLSAQSFGIHHTSSETLAVTNPAGDVIEGARIGIFAEAGPLALDNAGTVRGNGNYDGLNGPPEGGVTLSQGNSSIANSGTISGAGFGVTTAHYFNPATNQLEPHAVGTTVTNSGTIRGDSNDGVRLIGGGTVTNSGTIQGLRGGGADGISMFALTGQDTSARETIGTVTNGAEGAIAGQRFGILLSGGGVVANEGTISGNAGALIIQAVAGETGKTATVTNSGTLTGGDAVSIAGTIATASITNSGTIEGTGAYGIHNSATGTVTVTNDAGGVIEGAKSGIFGQEGPVVVNNAGTIIGRGTYDGFNAEPDSGIVFATEGSSVVNSGTIIGAGTGIGTANYYNAGTNSLQPRAVGTTVVNSGTITGQNNDAIRLIGGGTVTNSGTIQGLAGAGTDGISMFALQGQDTSGQGSIGTVTNATDGTISGPRFGVLLSGGGVIDNAGAMAGNAGAVIIQSVAGETGKTATITNSGTMTGGDAVSVAGTIASASIANSGTIEGTGAYGIHNSSTGTVTVTNEAGGVIEGAKSGIFGQEGPVVVTNAGTIIGHGTYDGLDAEPDSAIVFATERSSVVNSGTITGAGTGIGTANYYNAATNSLQPRAVGTTVVNSGTITGQNNDAIRLIGGGTVTNSGTIQGLAGAGTDGISVFALQGQDTSGAQILSTVTNEAGGTISGQRYGLALTGGANVENAGTISGNVGAVLIQAVDAGKTATLTNSGTLNGGVAILGQIAASDITNSGTVVTTANGAAGIRVSNGSATIANSGSITTSGSGSHGVLINGTGAVAITNAAIVTSGLDSYGINVATSAGDIAIDSESARATGNGQTYAIGAISNGGGDIVINSGTAIASGTENSRGIYALVNNGGDITINAGTTVGNTRAIYTFTGTGKTTIVSENATGNGGNAIVGQGASLSITSGIATGTANAAFSAATIFANADTDATIVADTTVAHGYGQYGIEANAVGTVDIISGTVTTDGDYGQGITVYAGGAVMVASGSITTDGLLSHGIVVDSGTSTAAIDIASATIVAAGEESDGIQIVSAGDVTIDTGSISATGYAIRSLAGGNLDVTISAGQAVSGDAGAILTAASIDLVRNAGHVTGAIELAAGDDTLENAGRIDGDAFLGAGSDRLVLLTGSTVNGVVDGGDGIDTVTLRGTSATATQAQTIAEVANFESLDVVQGYWTASHAVGAFNEVTIGANGILAVHELVTPAGSDSPIVTASIVNNGLLVLDFDNSETLTDFDGLTISGTGGVRLEGEGIFHVEGSDLTYTGTTTVANGGLVLIGTLGGGVTTSGDGTFTLGDGGTTGEFAGDLVNNGRFVFNRSDNYDFLGAFSGTGDFAKMGAGTLTFAGDYSYTGTTRILGGAVRFAGQIDPDTEVDLQSGSFDISGTSQTVAELAGASGTSVVIEDATLTVDQDSNSAYAGAITGDGSLVKDGDGRLNLTGASTYTGPTSVNGGTLSVNGSIVSDVTVNDGGRLGGTGTLADVVVASGGVFAPGNSIGTIDVVGNVAFAAGSIFEVEANAAGAADRINATGTATIANGARVSVLAEAGTYRPRTDYTILTAQAGVTGTFSTVTSNLAFLTPTLAYGANAVTLRLYRNDIAFADVAGSFNQASTGAAVQALGIGNPLFEDALIQSEAGAQAAFDALSGEIHASVQSALANDSRHIRDALFGATQTGEGLGLWGSAIGSWGEADARDSVAELATDHRGLMTGFTFGSANFVAGIAAGVSNADYDADARGSKADVDSQFLGVHLGYAAGPWSAKGGLAFGWHDVDTSRSVAFATINQTPEASYDVTTRQIFGEVSYGLDMGGFNLAPFARLAHVRTKTDGFAEAGGSAALSVDRAVQNVQFLNLGVHASGPGEATFQPRLSVSWQHGWGDLRGVSSAAFAGSSGDFLVVGSRLPRNAVAVDGGFDVDLGRVRIGASYVGSLSSDWTDHGAKANLTFKF; encoded by the coding sequence CACCAACGGCGCCGAGGGCGCCATCGCCGGCCAGCGCTTCGGCATCCTCCTGTCGGGCGGCGGCGTCGTCGCGAATGAAGGCACGATTTCGGGCAATGCCGGCGCGCTGATCATCCAGGCAGTCGCCGGCGAGACCGGCAAGACCGCAACCGTCACCAACAGCGGCACGCTGACCGGCGGCGATGCCGTCAGCATCGCCGGCACGATCGCAACTGCGAGCATCACCAACAGCGGCACGATCGAAGGCACCGGCGCCTACGGGATCCACAACAGCGCGACCGGCACCGTTACCGTCACCAACGATGCCGGCGGGGTCATCGAGGGCGCCAAGAGCGGCATCTTCGGCCAGGAAGGCCCCGTCGTCGTCAACAATGCCGGCACGATCATCGGCCGCGGCACCTATGACGGCTTCAACGCCGAACCCGATTCGGGCATCGTCTTCGCGACCGAAGGGTCGAGCGTCGTCAACAGCGGCACGATCATCGGCGCCGGCACCGGCATCGGCACCGCCAATTACTACAATGCCGGCACCAACAGCCTGCAGCCGCGCGCAGTCGGCACCACCGTCGTCAACAGCGGCACGATCACCGGCCAGAATAACGACGCGATCCGCCTGATCGGCGGCGGCACCGTCACCAACAGCGGCACCATCCAAGGCCTCGCCGGAGCCGGCACCGACGGCATTTCGATGTTCGCGCTGCAGGGCCAGGATACGAGCGGCCAAGGGTCGATCGGGACCGTCACCAACGCGACGGACGGTACGATCAGCGGCCCGCGCTTCGGCGTCCTGCTGTCGGGCGGCGGCGTGATCGACAATGCGGGCGCGATGGCCGGCAATGCCGGCGCCGTCATTATCCAGTCGGTTGCAGGCGAGACCGGCAAGACCGCGACGATCACCAACAGCGGTACCATGACCGGCGGCGACGCGGTCAGCGTGGCCGGCACGATTGCATCGGCTTCGATTGCCAACAGCGGCACGATCGAAGGCACCGGCGCCTACGGCATCCACAACAGCTCGACCGGCACCGTTACCGTCACCAACGAAGCCGGCGGGGTCATCGAGGGCGCCAAGAGCGGCATCTTCGGCCAGGAAGGCCCGGTCGTCGTCACCAATGCCGGCACGATCATCGGTCATGGCACCTATGACGGTCTCGACGCGGAGCCCGATTCGGCGATCGTCTTCGCGACCGAAAGGTCGAGCGTCGTCAACAGCGGCACCATCACCGGCGCCGGCACCGGCATCGGCACCGCCAATTACTACAATGCCGCCACCAACAGCCTGCAGCCGCGCGCGGTCGGCACAACCGTTGTCAACAGCGGCACGATCACCGGCCAGAACAATGATGCGATCCGCCTGATCGGCGGCGGTACGGTCACCAACAGCGGCACCATCCAGGGCCTCGCCGGGGCCGGCACCGACGGCATCTCCGTATTCGCGCTGCAGGGCCAGGACACGAGCGGCGCGCAGATCCTCAGCACCGTCACCAATGAAGCCGGCGGCACGATCAGCGGCCAGCGTTACGGCCTCGCCCTTACCGGCGGCGCTAATGTCGAGAATGCCGGCACGATTTCCGGCAATGTCGGTGCAGTCCTGATCCAGGCGGTCGATGCCGGCAAGACTGCGACGCTGACCAACAGCGGCACGCTCAACGGAGGCGTTGCCATCCTCGGCCAGATCGCAGCGTCGGACATTACCAACAGCGGCACGGTCGTGACCACGGCGAACGGCGCTGCCGGTATCCGCGTTTCGAACGGCTCCGCGACGATTGCCAACAGCGGCTCGATCACGACCAGCGGCTCCGGCTCGCACGGCGTTCTCATCAACGGCACCGGTGCGGTCGCCATCACCAACGCCGCGATCGTCACATCCGGGCTCGATTCCTACGGCATTAACGTGGCGACTTCTGCGGGGGACATCGCGATCGACAGCGAGAGCGCCCGCGCGACCGGCAACGGCCAGACCTATGCCATCGGCGCGATCTCTAACGGCGGCGGCGACATCGTCATCAACAGCGGCACCGCGATCGCCAGCGGCACCGAGAACAGCCGCGGCATCTACGCGCTCGTCAACAATGGCGGCGACATCACGATCAACGCCGGCACCACCGTCGGCAACACCCGCGCGATCTACACGTTCACCGGCACGGGCAAGACCACGATCGTCAGCGAGAATGCCACCGGCAATGGCGGCAACGCCATCGTCGGCCAGGGCGCGTCGCTGAGCATCACCAGCGGCATCGCCACCGGTACCGCCAATGCCGCCTTCTCGGCAGCGACGATCTTCGCCAACGCCGACACCGACGCGACGATCGTCGCCGACACCACCGTGGCCCACGGCTACGGCCAGTATGGCATCGAGGCCAATGCAGTCGGCACGGTCGACATCATCAGCGGCACCGTCACTACGGACGGTGATTACGGCCAGGGCATCACGGTCTACGCCGGCGGCGCGGTCATGGTCGCAAGCGGCTCGATCACCACCGACGGCCTGCTGTCGCACGGCATCGTCGTCGACTCCGGCACCAGCACGGCGGCGATCGACATCGCCAGCGCCACGATCGTCGCGGCGGGCGAGGAATCCGACGGCATCCAAATCGTGTCGGCGGGCGATGTCACCATCGACACCGGTTCGATCTCGGCCACCGGCTACGCGATCCGATCGCTCGCCGGTGGCAATCTCGATGTCACCATCAGTGCCGGCCAGGCGGTCAGCGGGGATGCCGGGGCTATCCTGACCGCCGCTTCGATCGATCTGGTCCGCAATGCCGGCCACGTCACCGGCGCGATCGAGCTCGCCGCCGGCGACGACACGCTTGAAAATGCCGGCCGCATCGACGGCGACGCCTTCCTCGGAGCCGGCAGCGACCGGCTCGTCCTGCTGACCGGCTCGACCGTGAACGGCGTGGTCGATGGCGGCGACGGCATTGACACCGTCACCCTGCGCGGCACCAGCGCGACTGCGACCCAGGCCCAGACGATCGCCGAGGTGGCGAATTTCGAAAGCCTCGACGTCGTCCAGGGCTACTGGACCGCCTCGCACGCGGTCGGCGCGTTCAACGAGGTCACGATCGGCGCCAACGGCATCCTTGCGGTGCACGAACTGGTCACGCCGGCCGGCTCGGACAGCCCGATCGTCACCGCGTCGATCGTCAATAACGGCCTGCTCGTGCTCGATTTCGACAATAGCGAGACGCTGACCGACTTTGACGGCCTGACCATCTCGGGCACCGGCGGCGTCCGGCTCGAGGGCGAGGGTATCTTCCATGTCGAGGGGAGCGATCTCACCTATACCGGCACGACCACGGTCGCGAACGGCGGGCTGGTGCTGATCGGCACGCTCGGTGGCGGCGTCACGACCAGCGGCGACGGCACGTTTACGCTCGGCGACGGCGGCACCACCGGCGAATTTGCGGGCGACCTCGTCAATAACGGCCGCTTCGTCTTCAACCGCTCGGACAATTACGATTTCCTCGGCGCCTTCTCCGGCACCGGCGATTTCGCCAAGATGGGCGCCGGCACGCTGACCTTCGCCGGCGACTACAGCTACACCGGCACGACCCGCATCCTGGGCGGCGCCGTCCGATTCGCGGGCCAGATCGACCCGGACACAGAGGTCGACCTGCAGAGCGGCAGCTTCGACATCAGCGGAACATCGCAGACGGTTGCTGAACTGGCCGGCGCGAGCGGCACCAGCGTCGTCATCGAAGACGCCACGCTCACCGTCGATCAGGACAGCAACAGCGCCTATGCCGGAGCGATCACCGGCGACGGAAGCCTGGTGAAAGACGGCGACGGCCGCCTCAACCTGACCGGCGCGAGCACCTATACCGGCCCGACCTCGGTCAATGGCGGCACGCTCTCGGTCAACGGCTCGATCGTCTCCGACGTCACCGTGAATGACGGCGGCCGCCTCGGCGGCACCGGCACCCTGGCCGACGTCGTCGTCGCCAGCGGCGGCGTGTTCGCGCCGGGCAACTCGATCGGTACGATCGACGTCGTCGGCAACGTCGCTTTCGCCGCCGGCTCGATCTTCGAGGTCGAGGCCAATGCGGCCGGCGCGGCCGACCGGATCAACGCCACCGGCACGGCCACCATCGCCAACGGCGCCCGGGTCAGCGTCCTCGCCGAGGCTGGCACCTACCGGCCGCGGACCGACTATACGATCCTGACCGCGCAGGCCGGCGTCACCGGCACCTTCTCGACGGTGACCTCGAACCTGGCCTTCCTGACGCCGACTCTGGCCTATGGCGCCAATGCGGTGACGCTCCGCCTCTACCGGAACGACATCGCCTTCGCCGACGTGGCCGGCTCGTTCAACCAGGCGAGCACGGGCGCGGCGGTGCAGGCGCTCGGCATTGGCAACCCGCTGTTCGAGGACGCGCTGATCCAGAGCGAGGCCGGCGCCCAGGCGGCGTTCGATGCTCTGTCCGGCGAGATCCACGCCAGCGTCCAGTCCGCGCTCGCCAACGACAGCCGCCACATACGTGACGCCCTGTTCGGTGCGACGCAGACCGGCGAAGGCCTGGGCCTGTGGGGCAGCGCGATCGGCAGCTGGGGCGAGGCCGACGCCAGGGATAGCGTCGCCGAGCTCGCGACCGATCATCGCGGCCTGATGACCGGCTTCACCTTCGGCAGCGCCAATTTCGTCGCGGGCATCGCGGCGGGGGTCAGCAATGCGGATTACGATGCCGACGCGCGGGGCAGCAAGGCCGACGTCGACAGCCAGTTCCTCGGCGTCCACCTCGGCTATGCGGCCGGGCCGTGGAGCGCGAAGGGCGGTCTCGCCTTTGGCTGGCACGATGTCGACACCAGCCGCTCGGTCGCCTTCGCGACGATCAACCAGACGCCCGAAGCCTCCTATGACGTGACCACGCGCCAGATCTTCGGCGAGGTCTCCTACGGCCTCGATATGGGCGGCTTCAACCTGGCGCCGTTCGCCCGGCTCGCCCATGTCCGCACCAAGACGGATGGGTTCGCCGAAGCCGGCGGCAGCGCAGCGCTGAGCGTCGACCGCGCGGTGCAGAACGTCCAGTTCCTGAACCTGGGCGTGCACGCGAGCGGCCCGGGCGAAGCGACCTTCCAGCCGCGCCTGTCGGTGAGCTGGCAGCATGGCTGGGGTGATCTCCGCGGCGTCTCCAGCGCGGCCTTCGCCGGCTCGAGCGGGGACTTCCTGGTGGTCGGCTCGCGGCTGCCGCGCAACGCGGTGGCGGTCGACGGCGGCTTCGACGTCGATCTGGGCCGCGTCCGCATCGGCGCGTCCTATGTCGGGTCGCTGTCGTCGGACTGGACGGACCATGGCGCCAAGGCGAACCTGACCTTCAAGTTCTGA
- a CDS encoding TonB-dependent receptor — MLRSPVPVRAFAATGLLAAGFAALTPARAAPGSADDASIIVTARQYAEPLHQVPFSITALGDAQIELGGAERLSDLARAVPNLIVVPVGTLGAEQPAIRGIFSPAGSATTGLYLDDVPIQMRSLGFGGSADIRTFDLIRAEVLRGPQGTLFGASSMGGTIRFITRQPDLDETSGYLSATLEQVRVGGLGGGVEGAIGVPLLPGTIGLRTGFYYRRDGGYVDRVDRQTGAIAQRDVNDVDALALRAAVKAAVGEAVELTPALHYQRTRRGDFPFFDSTRGPHLKSSIHEQPGREEFILPSLTVRADLGGATLTSVTAHLDRTDRQTTDYSLAFGELVLGGAVPGLVPAGGTRSLTKVTQRSFSQELRFASPDGAAPLRWVFGFFYRSAQFGLTQNVVEPGIADLTHLYLDASVEDVFGVPLLPGGVSYRGSETVREVQVAAFGEASWRISERLEALAGLRVTRSRLDLEVVSEGPYAGGAFKAADAPSQRETPVTPRLGLSYRLGESALVHAGISKGFRVGGANPPVPAGPCGADLQAFGRSEAPASFGSDSLWSYEAGFKGRFAPGLSLSASLFRIDWKGIQQPVMLPGCGFSFTDNLGRARSRGFEFEGEARLAPGLRTSLGLGFVDARFRETILGGVGEDGRVVIAGRGDRIPYVPRWTTRVAADYEMALPGALRAFLHGEIQYVSGYRRAPSAEAAGYDARVDRGDDYANALLRAGVGRGPWQVSLFVDNLLDDRSILFSSADLVPATGSPLRQQTLTPRTAGVSAALQF, encoded by the coding sequence ATGTTGCGTTCCCCGGTTCCCGTGCGGGCCTTTGCGGCCACCGGCCTGCTTGCCGCAGGCTTCGCGGCCCTGACCCCGGCTCGGGCAGCGCCGGGCAGCGCCGACGACGCCTCGATCATCGTCACGGCGCGTCAATATGCCGAGCCGCTGCACCAGGTTCCCTTCAGCATTACGGCGCTGGGCGATGCCCAGATCGAACTCGGCGGCGCCGAGCGCCTGTCGGACCTGGCGCGGGCCGTCCCCAATCTGATCGTCGTTCCGGTCGGCACATTGGGCGCCGAGCAGCCCGCGATCCGCGGCATTTTCTCGCCCGCCGGCTCGGCGACGACCGGGCTCTATCTGGACGACGTGCCGATCCAGATGCGCTCGCTCGGCTTCGGCGGGAGCGCCGACATACGGACGTTCGACCTCATCCGCGCCGAGGTGCTGCGCGGGCCGCAGGGAACGTTGTTCGGCGCCAGCTCGATGGGCGGCACGATCCGCTTCATCACCCGCCAGCCCGATCTCGACGAAACCAGCGGCTATCTCTCGGCCACGCTCGAACAGGTGCGTGTCGGCGGCCTCGGCGGCGGGGTGGAGGGCGCGATCGGCGTGCCGCTCCTGCCCGGCACGATCGGCCTGCGCACCGGCTTCTACTATCGGCGCGACGGCGGCTATGTCGATCGCGTGGACCGGCAGACCGGTGCGATCGCGCAACGCGACGTCAACGACGTCGATGCACTGGCGCTGCGCGCAGCGGTGAAGGCCGCTGTCGGCGAGGCCGTGGAGCTGACGCCGGCACTGCACTACCAGCGCACCCGGCGCGGCGACTTTCCATTCTTCGACAGCACGCGCGGGCCGCACCTCAAATCCTCGATCCACGAACAGCCGGGCAGGGAGGAATTCATCCTGCCGAGCCTCACCGTCCGCGCCGATCTGGGCGGCGCGACGCTCACCAGCGTCACCGCCCACCTCGACCGGACCGACCGGCAGACGACCGATTATTCGCTGGCCTTCGGCGAGCTCGTGCTCGGCGGAGCCGTCCCGGGGCTCGTTCCCGCTGGCGGGACGCGCAGCCTGACCAAGGTCACCCAGCGCAGCTTCAGCCAGGAATTGCGCTTCGCCTCTCCCGACGGCGCGGCGCCCCTGCGCTGGGTCTTCGGCTTTTTCTATCGCAGCGCCCAGTTCGGCCTGACGCAAAACGTTGTCGAGCCGGGGATCGCCGATCTCACGCACCTCTATCTGGACGCTTCGGTCGAGGACGTGTTCGGAGTGCCGCTCTTGCCGGGCGGGGTCAGCTACCGCGGCAGCGAGACGGTGCGCGAGGTCCAGGTCGCAGCGTTCGGCGAGGCGAGCTGGCGCATCAGCGAACGGCTCGAGGCGCTTGCCGGCCTGCGCGTGACCCGCTCGCGGCTCGATCTGGAGGTGGTGTCGGAAGGGCCCTATGCCGGCGGCGCGTTCAAGGCGGCCGACGCGCCGAGCCAGCGTGAGACGCCGGTCACGCCGCGGCTGGGCCTGAGCTATCGTCTCGGCGAAAGCGCTTTGGTCCATGCCGGCATCAGCAAGGGCTTCCGCGTCGGCGGCGCCAATCCGCCGGTGCCTGCGGGGCCCTGCGGCGCGGACCTGCAGGCCTTCGGCCGGTCCGAGGCTCCGGCCTCGTTCGGGTCGGACTCGCTGTGGAGCTACGAGGCCGGCTTCAAGGGCAGGTTCGCGCCCGGACTGAGCCTCAGCGCCTCGCTGTTCCGGATCGACTGGAAGGGCATCCAGCAGCCGGTCATGCTGCCGGGGTGCGGCTTCTCCTTCACCGACAATCTCGGCCGCGCCCGCAGCCGCGGCTTCGAGTTCGAAGGCGAAGCGCGCCTGGCGCCCGGCCTGCGGACAAGCCTCGGCCTAGGCTTCGTCGACGCCCGCTTCCGCGAGACCATCCTGGGCGGTGTCGGCGAGGATGGACGGGTCGTCATCGCCGGGCGCGGCGACCGCATCCCCTATGTGCCGCGCTGGACGACGCGCGTCGCCGCCGATTACGAGATGGCGCTGCCGGGAGCGCTGCGCGCCTTCCTCCATGGCGAGATCCAATATGTGAGCGGCTACCGCCGCGCGCCCTCGGCGGAGGCCGCCGGCTACGACGCCCGCGTCGACCGTGGCGACGATTACGCCAACGCCTTGTTGCGCGCGGGCGTCGGCCGCGGTCCCTGGCAGGTTTCCCTGTTCGTCGACAATCTGCTCGACGACCGCTCGATCCTGTTCAGCAGCGCCGATCTGGTGCCCGCAACCGGGTCGCCGCTGCGCCAGCAGACGCTGACGCCGCGCACCGCGGGCGTCAGCGCAGCGCTCCAGTTCTGA
- a CDS encoding ATP-binding protein encodes MEDPAPPEQPDGSLPGFDDETLYEDAPCGYVATLPDGTVVRVNRTFLRWTGYAAEELCGTRLQEKLTLAGRIYHETHFAPLLRMQGAVREVALDFVCKSGDRLPTLVNTIQRVGEDGQPVVNLTTIFDARDRRQYEQELLAARDLARRTADELQRLNAELEQRVTAAVEERMRAEEALRQSQKMEAIGQLTGGVAHDFNNLLTLVIGGLDLIDRQLPSQPAGPGTDRIRRARDTAMEGARRAAKLTQHLLAFARRQPLQPRVLEVNRLVAEISDMLRRTIGEQVALEAVLGAGLWSVEADPMQLENAILNLAVNARDAMPEGGKLTIETHNANLDDAYVAGIPEGLPPGQYVLIAVSDTGSGMGEETRQKVFEPFFTTKEAGKGTGLGLSQVYGFVRQSGGHVRIYSELSVGTCVKIYLPRTGLEAVPAEANVRQDPAAFSGDETILVVEDQEELRKYIVGILSELGYQVVGSATGSDALKVIAERPDLDLLLTDVVLPGGMNGRELSVHALRLRPDLKLLFMTGYTQNAIVHDGRLDADVALISKPFTFDQLAAKVRAQLDGYPVIARS; translated from the coding sequence GTGGAAGATCCAGCTCCGCCCGAACAGCCAGACGGGAGCCTGCCCGGCTTCGATGACGAGACGCTCTACGAGGATGCTCCTTGCGGCTACGTCGCAACGCTCCCGGACGGGACGGTGGTTCGAGTCAATCGCACCTTCCTGCGCTGGACCGGCTACGCCGCCGAAGAATTGTGCGGGACCCGCCTCCAGGAAAAGCTGACGCTTGCGGGCCGCATCTATCACGAGACGCATTTCGCGCCGCTGTTGCGGATGCAAGGCGCGGTGCGGGAAGTCGCGCTCGATTTCGTCTGCAAGAGCGGCGACCGCCTCCCCACGCTGGTGAATACGATCCAGCGCGTTGGCGAAGACGGCCAGCCCGTCGTCAACCTCACGACGATATTCGATGCGCGAGACCGGCGGCAATATGAACAGGAGCTTCTGGCGGCTCGCGATCTTGCGCGACGGACCGCGGACGAACTGCAGCGGCTGAACGCTGAGCTCGAGCAGCGCGTGACGGCTGCTGTCGAGGAGCGGATGCGGGCCGAAGAAGCGCTGAGACAGTCACAGAAGATGGAGGCGATTGGCCAGCTGACGGGCGGCGTCGCACACGATTTCAACAACCTTCTCACGCTGGTCATCGGCGGCCTGGATCTGATCGATCGCCAGTTGCCCTCCCAGCCTGCTGGACCCGGAACCGACCGCATCCGGAGAGCCCGTGACACGGCGATGGAGGGGGCACGGCGAGCGGCGAAGCTCACCCAGCATCTGCTCGCTTTTGCCCGCCGTCAGCCGCTCCAGCCAAGGGTGCTCGAGGTGAACCGGCTGGTCGCGGAAATATCGGACATGCTCCGGCGCACGATCGGCGAACAGGTTGCCCTCGAGGCGGTGCTCGGCGCCGGCCTGTGGAGCGTCGAAGCCGACCCGATGCAGCTGGAAAATGCGATACTGAACCTTGCGGTGAACGCGCGCGATGCAATGCCGGAAGGCGGCAAGCTCACCATCGAGACGCATAATGCCAATCTGGATGACGCCTATGTTGCCGGCATTCCGGAAGGCCTTCCGCCAGGTCAGTACGTGCTGATCGCTGTCAGCGACACCGGCTCAGGGATGGGCGAGGAGACCCGGCAAAAGGTGTTCGAGCCATTCTTCACGACCAAGGAAGCCGGAAAGGGCACCGGGCTAGGCTTGAGCCAGGTCTACGGCTTCGTGCGCCAGAGCGGCGGGCACGTGCGCATTTACAGCGAGCTGAGCGTCGGGACGTGCGTGAAGATATACCTCCCGCGCACCGGGCTCGAGGCCGTTCCTGCAGAGGCCAATGTTCGCCAGGATCCCGCCGCATTCTCCGGCGACGAGACCATCCTCGTGGTTGAGGATCAGGAAGAGCTGAGAAAGTACATCGTCGGCATCCTGTCCGAACTCGGCTACCAGGTGGTGGGCTCGGCCACCGGATCCGACGCGCTCAAAGTGATCGCCGAGCGACCCGATCTCGATCTTCTCCTCACTGACGTCGTCTTGCCGGGCGGGATGAACGGGCGTGAACTATCCGTGCACGCCCTCCGCCTGCGGCCGGACCTCAAGCTCCTCTTCATGACGGGCTACACGCAGAACGCTATCGTGCACGACGGCCGACTTGATGCCGATGTCGCCCTGATCAGTAAGCCGTTCACCTTTGATCAGCTTGCCGCGAAGGTGAGAGCGCAGCTCGACGGATATCCCGTGATCGCCCGCTCTTAA
- a CDS encoding alpha/beta hydrolase, whose amino-acid sequence MDRLSRHNVHVSGRGKQFMMFAHGFGCDQNMWRFVAPAFEDSHRVVLFDHVGCGQSDTSGYDASRHSSLQGYADDVVAIARALGVTNGIFVGHSVSAMIGILAARAAPELFSRLVLIGPSPCYINDGDYRGGFERADIEELMTFMDSNFLGWSAALTPQIMGNPDRPELAEELNNSFCRTDPDIAKEFARVTFLSDNRQDLEGVTLPSLILQCSDDLIAPEGVGDYVHAQLPGSKLVKLQATGHCPNLSAPQETVDAIRAWI is encoded by the coding sequence ATGGATCGCCTAAGCCGCCACAATGTCCACGTCTCCGGGCGTGGAAAGCAATTCATGATGTTCGCCCACGGGTTCGGGTGCGACCAGAATATGTGGCGCTTCGTAGCGCCGGCCTTCGAGGACAGCCACCGCGTGGTCCTGTTCGATCACGTAGGATGCGGGCAGTCGGACACCTCAGGCTATGACGCTTCGCGCCACTCTAGCCTTCAGGGCTATGCCGATGACGTTGTGGCGATCGCCCGCGCATTGGGCGTGACCAATGGCATTTTCGTCGGCCACTCGGTCAGCGCAATGATCGGTATCCTGGCAGCGCGCGCAGCGCCCGAATTGTTCAGCCGCCTCGTCCTGATCGGCCCGTCCCCTTGCTACATCAACGACGGCGACTATCGCGGCGGTTTTGAACGCGCCGACATTGAAGAATTGATGACCTTCATGGACAGCAACTTCCTAGGCTGGTCGGCTGCCTTGACACCACAGATCATGGGCAATCCGGACCGGCCGGAGCTTGCCGAGGAGCTCAACAACAGCTTCTGCCGCACCGATCCGGACATCGCCAAGGAGTTCGCGCGAGTGACCTTCCTTTCCGACAACCGCCAGGACCTTGAAGGCGTCACGCTGCCAAGCCTGATCCTGCAGTGCAGCGACGATCTCATCGCCCCCGAGGGCGTGGGCGATTATGTTCACGCCCAGCTCCCGGGGAGCAAACTGGTCAAGCTGCAGGCCACCGGCCATTGCCCCAACCTCAGCGCTCCTCAAGAAACGGTCGATGCGATCCGGGCCTGGATCTGA